From a region of the Cucumis sativus cultivar 9930 chromosome 6, Cucumber_9930_V3, whole genome shotgun sequence genome:
- the LOC101206831 gene encoding general transcription and DNA repair factor IIH subunit TFB2 isoform X1 has protein sequence MPQVKIIAKNFMDMVASLPAMKLDQLYENAFICEAILRSLPPLAKKFVLQMLYIDGPVSAKSMEEWVLPDGVSKYKVAVDRLIQLRVFIETADRKRETTYRLNPTFQANLQKLLIHGEVLAREPMPSNITVRLPSLEDLEAYALDQWECFLLQLINSGQAEKPSNISSSVMKVFQKGLLSQRDKEAPRLTESGFQFLLMETNAQLWYIIREYISNAEERGVDPADLISFLLELSFHVTGEAYDIDTLSDEQRYAIKDLADLGLVKLQQGRKESWFIPTKLATNLSMSLADSSSRKLGFVVVETNFRMYAYSTSKLHCEILRLFSRIEYQLPNLIVGAITKESLYNAFKNGITAEQIVTFLQQNAHPRVAERIPSVPENVTDQIRLWESDLNRVDITPAHFYDEFPSREVFEAACDYAREWNGLLWEDSKNLRLVVKADIHTHMREHLRRQK, from the exons ATGCCTCAAGTAAAGATCATAGCGAAGAATTTTATGGACATGGTGGCCTCCTTGCCCGCCATGAAGCTCGATCAACTCTATGAGAATGCATTCATCTGCGAAGCCATTCTCAG GTCACTTCCGCCACTGGCTAAGAAGTTTGTTTTACAAATGTTATACATTGATGGTCCAGTTTCAGCCAAGTCCATGGAGGAGTGGGTGCTTCCAGATGGAGTCTCAAAGTATAAGGTTGCTGTTGATCGATTGATTCAATTGAGAGTATTTATTGAGACTGCAGATAG gaaaagagaaacaacCTACCGGCTAAATCCAACTTTCCAAGCAAACCTCCAAAAGCTTTTAATACATGG TGAAGTTCTAGCCAGAGAACCTATGCCTTCTAATATAACCGTGAGGCTTCCAAGTTTGGAAGATCTTGAGGCTTATGCTCTGGATCAGTGGGAG TGCTTCTTGCTGCAATTGATAAACTCGGGCCAAGCAGAGAAGCCATCAAATATTAGTTCTTCTGTGATGAAAGTTTTCCAGAAAGGCCTTTTAAGTCAGAG GGATAAAGAAGCTCCACGATTAACTGAGAGTGGTTTCCAGTTCTTG TTGATGGAAACAAATGCACAACTTTGGTATATCATCAGAGAATATATATCTAATGCTGAG GAGCGAGGTGTGGATCCTGCagatttgatttcttttctgCTAGAGCTTAGTTTTCATGTGACAGGAGAG GCTTATGATATTGATACACTGTCAGATGAACAGAGGTATGCTATCAAGGACCTTGCTGATCTGGGACTAGTTAAGCTTCAGCAG GGTAGAAAAGAGAGTTGGTTCATACCTACTAAATTAGCCACAAATCTTTCAATGAGTTTGGCAGATTCCTCTTCGAGGAAACTG GGATTTGTTGTTGTGGAGACAAATTTCAGGATGTATGCTTATTCTACTTCCAAACTACATTGTGAAATATTACGTCTTTTTTCAAG GATTGAGTATCAACTTCCAAATCTTATAGTTGGAGCAATAACGAAAGAAAGCTTGTATAATGCTTTTAAGAATGGGATTACAGCAGAGCAG ATAGTTACTTTTCTACAACAGAATGCACATCCTCGTGTTGCAGAGAGAATACCATCAGTCCCTGAAAATGTCACAGATCAG ATTAGGTTATGGGAATCAGATCTTAATAGGGTTGATATTACTCCCGCACATTTTTACGACGAATTTCCTTCCAGG GAAGTTTTCGAGGCTGCTTGCGACTATGCACGGGAATGGAACGGGTTGCTATGGGAGGATTCAAAAAACTTGCGACTGGTAGTGAAGGCAgacatacacacacatatgcGAGAACATCTTCGGCGTCAAAAGTAG
- the LOC101207805 gene encoding uncharacterized protein LOC101207805, whose translation MNFLISNKAICFSCLHFPAPNNLFHWQNPNLIIRYQKRWLPKTSIFCSNADYNLTNSARYGGWDDNGLVSDSDQFRNFLVSFGIDHKRHLFIFLFGFLCALAISRVKVSSIAVFPASVFVFAVGFSLGFVRGGSIDELNLLGNKNRGKEEISGFHAENLRNLEKFFDGFAVKLDNLKCSIQNAIDSREITLTDLESYVKILESSDFSTSNASKVVEALIYNGGKSKAVILENHKPSRKIKDLGDVGFELLQSFGSLLGEKLVGSKPNKVKNNVKPQMAINSVANQTKKSSIPSEIGSIDTDSDSNPAISSDNIEESRKKHAMEMDYFTKINITQEGDRIYSKGMHGSSKRFINDEEYSYQNNRLQYQDNCLNISNMGFNSKLESSRFSDNLIDPGDYSFKMKHRETKTSFAEERGFNESIGAYRSSHMSKSESELYRSQFREDGASKNESSHLTDQPFGEENKVASSSSSIIYDDAMFNKCLMEANDLLKQAKDLMKYRRDEEHVEVILCQSASLLAKATTMKPMSLLAVGQLGNTYLLHGELKLRISRELRGLLAGKEPGSVGKWFEMVEGLDDSVTRRDKLTSILISVCEECEELLVMAGRRYRMALSIDRNDVRALYNWGLALSFRAQLIADVGPEAAFDADKVFLAAIDKFDAMMSRGNVYAPEALFRWAMTLQQRSRLRPNNSKEKAKLLLQAKRLYEDSLNMNSDNVKVREALSSCISEIQFGQY comes from the exons ATGAATTTCCTCATTTCTAATAAAGCAATTTGCTTTTCCTGTCTTCATTTCCCAGCTCCCAATAATCTATTTCACTGGCAAAACCCAAATCTCATAATCCGTTACCAGAAGAGATGGCTTCCGAAAACGTCCATATTCTGTTCCAACGCAGATTACAACCTGACGAACTCCGCAAGATACGGCGGCTGGGATGATAATGGACTTGTAAGTGATTCAGATCAGTTCCGtaattttttggtttccttTGGCATCGATCATAAAAGACATTTGTTCATATTTCTCTTTGGGTTTTTATGTGCTCTGGCCATTTCCAGAGTTAAAGTTTCATCAATTGCTGTTTTTCCAgcttctgtttttgtttttgctgtTGGTTTTTCTCTTGGGTTTGTTCGTGGTGGAAGTATAGATGAGCTAAATTTACTTGGAAATAAAAATCGGGGGAAAGAGGAAATTTCTGGGTTTCACGCTgagaatttaagaaatttggaGAAGTTTTTTGATGGGTTTGCTGTCAAACttgataatttgaaatgtaGTATACAGAACGCCATTGATTCTAGGGAAATTACACTTACGGATTTAGAAAGCTatgtcaaaattttagaatcgaGTGATTTTTCAACCTCCAATGCTTCGAAGGTTGTTGAGGCCTTGATTTATAATGGAGGCAAGTCCAAAGCTGTTATTCTTGAGAATCATAAACCAAGTAGGAAAATTAAAGACCTAGGAGACGTGGGGTTTGAGCTTTTGCAATCCTTTGGCAGTTTGCTTGGAGAAAAGTTGGTTGGTTCCAAGCCTAACAAAGTGAAAAACAATGTTAAGCCACAAATGGCAATCAATTCGGTTGCcaatcaaactaaaaagagCTCAATACCGTCTGAAATTGGTTCAATAGACACTGATTCTGATTCTAATCCAGCCATAAGTTCAGATAACATTGAGGAATCGAGGAAAAAGCATGCTATGGAGATggattattttacaaaaattaacattactCAAGAGGGAGATAGAATTTATTCAAAGGGAATGCACGGGAGTTCCAAAAGATTTATTAATGATGAAGAGTATAGCTACCAGAATAATCGATTGCAGTACCAAGACAATTGCCTTAATATTTCTAACATGGGTTTTAACAGCAAACTCGAGAGTTCACGATTCAGTGATAATTTGATCGATCCTGGGGACTATAGTTTCAAAATGAAACATAGGGAGACTAAAACTTCATTTGCAGAAGAGCGTGGATTCAATGAAAGTATTGGAGCTTATAGGTCCTCCCACATGTCAAAGAGTGAAAGTGAACTTTATAGATCCCAGTTCAGAGAAGATGGGGCAAGTAAAAATGAAAGCTCCCATTTAACTGATCAACCATTTGGAGAAGAGAACAAGGTTGCTTCGTCGTcatcttcaataatttatgACGATGCAATGTTCAATAAATGTCTTATGGAAGCTAATGATCTTCTGAAACAAGCCAAGGATTTGATGAAGTATAGACGTGATGAAGAACATGTTGAGGTCATATTGTGCCAGTCTGCTAGTTTGTTGGCAAAAGCTACAACTATGAAGCCCATGAGTTTGTTGGCGGTTGGCCAGTTGGGAAATACTTATCTTCTTCATGGAGAATTAAAGTTAAGAATTAGTCGCGAGTTAAGAGGACTTCTAGCAGGAAAAGAGCCCGGATCTGTTGGGAAATGGTTTGAAATGGTGGAGGGACTAGATGATTCTGTTACTAGAAGAGATAAGCTAACATCCATTCTCATTAGTGTGTGTGAAGAGTGTGAAGAACTCCTTGTGATGGCAGGTAGAAGGTATAGAATGGCATTATCCATTGACCGGAATGATGTGCGAGCTCTATATAACTGGGGTCTTGCCCTCTCCTTTCGTGCCCAGTTGATTGCAGATGTTGGACCG GAAGCGGCCTTTGATGCTGATAAGGTCTTTTTGGCTGccattgataaatttgatgCAATGATGTCAAGAGGCAATGTTTATGCACCTGAAG CTCTGTTCAGATGGGCTATGACATTGCAGCAACGATCACGGTTAAGGCCTAACAATAGCAAAGAGAAGGCAAAGTTGCTGCTGCAGGCGAAACGACTCTATGAAGACTCGCTGAACATGAACTCCGACAATGTTAAAGTAAGGGAAGCCTTATCGTCCTGCATATCCGAAATCCAGTTCGGGCAGTATTAG
- the LOC101206831 gene encoding general transcription and DNA repair factor IIH subunit TFB2 isoform X2 — MRMHSSAKPFSVSAKSMEEWVLPDGVSKYKVAVDRLIQLRVFIETADRKRETTYRLNPTFQANLQKLLIHGEVLAREPMPSNITVRLPSLEDLEAYALDQWECFLLQLINSGQAEKPSNISSSVMKVFQKGLLSQRDKEAPRLTESGFQFLLMETNAQLWYIIREYISNAEERGVDPADLISFLLELSFHVTGEAYDIDTLSDEQRYAIKDLADLGLVKLQQGRKESWFIPTKLATNLSMSLADSSSRKLGFVVVETNFRMYAYSTSKLHCEILRLFSRIEYQLPNLIVGAITKESLYNAFKNGITAEQIVTFLQQNAHPRVAERIPSVPENVTDQIRLWESDLNRVDITPAHFYDEFPSREVFEAACDYAREWNGLLWEDSKNLRLVVKADIHTHMREHLRRQK, encoded by the exons ATGAGAATGCATTCATCTGCGAAGCCATTCTCAG TTTCAGCCAAGTCCATGGAGGAGTGGGTGCTTCCAGATGGAGTCTCAAAGTATAAGGTTGCTGTTGATCGATTGATTCAATTGAGAGTATTTATTGAGACTGCAGATAG gaaaagagaaacaacCTACCGGCTAAATCCAACTTTCCAAGCAAACCTCCAAAAGCTTTTAATACATGG TGAAGTTCTAGCCAGAGAACCTATGCCTTCTAATATAACCGTGAGGCTTCCAAGTTTGGAAGATCTTGAGGCTTATGCTCTGGATCAGTGGGAG TGCTTCTTGCTGCAATTGATAAACTCGGGCCAAGCAGAGAAGCCATCAAATATTAGTTCTTCTGTGATGAAAGTTTTCCAGAAAGGCCTTTTAAGTCAGAG GGATAAAGAAGCTCCACGATTAACTGAGAGTGGTTTCCAGTTCTTG TTGATGGAAACAAATGCACAACTTTGGTATATCATCAGAGAATATATATCTAATGCTGAG GAGCGAGGTGTGGATCCTGCagatttgatttcttttctgCTAGAGCTTAGTTTTCATGTGACAGGAGAG GCTTATGATATTGATACACTGTCAGATGAACAGAGGTATGCTATCAAGGACCTTGCTGATCTGGGACTAGTTAAGCTTCAGCAG GGTAGAAAAGAGAGTTGGTTCATACCTACTAAATTAGCCACAAATCTTTCAATGAGTTTGGCAGATTCCTCTTCGAGGAAACTG GGATTTGTTGTTGTGGAGACAAATTTCAGGATGTATGCTTATTCTACTTCCAAACTACATTGTGAAATATTACGTCTTTTTTCAAG GATTGAGTATCAACTTCCAAATCTTATAGTTGGAGCAATAACGAAAGAAAGCTTGTATAATGCTTTTAAGAATGGGATTACAGCAGAGCAG ATAGTTACTTTTCTACAACAGAATGCACATCCTCGTGTTGCAGAGAGAATACCATCAGTCCCTGAAAATGTCACAGATCAG ATTAGGTTATGGGAATCAGATCTTAATAGGGTTGATATTACTCCCGCACATTTTTACGACGAATTTCCTTCCAGG GAAGTTTTCGAGGCTGCTTGCGACTATGCACGGGAATGGAACGGGTTGCTATGGGAGGATTCAAAAAACTTGCGACTGGTAGTGAAGGCAgacatacacacacatatgcGAGAACATCTTCGGCGTCAAAAGTAG
- the LOC101207068 gene encoding E3 ubiquitin-protein ligase AIRP2 isoform X3, which produces MLILCCWFCQTCQLNVQLFLSCRASEFPGEYDGPCLQMRMSYSPAAHLFLFLVQWTDCHLAGALGLLRILIYKVYVDGTTTMSTHERKASIREFYAVIYPSLLQLQRGVTDTEDKKQKAVCMERYRRRDDEECIQRSDADIEREEECGICMETTSKVVLPNCNHALCLKCYREWRTRSQSCPFCRDSLKRVNSGDLWVFTDNRDIVDMATVTRENLKRLFKYIDKLPTIVPDSLFDAYDTHLR; this is translated from the exons ATGCTAATACTCT GTTGCTGGTTTTGTCAGACATGTCAACTTAATGTTCAATTGTTCCTGAGTTGTAGGGCATCAGAGTTCCCCGGGGAATACGATGGCCCCTGCCTTCAGATGAGAATGTCATACAGTCCTGCTGCTCACTTGTTCCTCTTTCTAGTGCAATGGACTGACTGCCATCTTGCAGGAGCGCTTGGACTGCTGaggattttaatttacaag GTCTACGTGGATGGTACAACCACCATGTCTACCCACGAGAGAAAAGCAAGCATTAGGGAATTCTATG CTGTTATTTACCCCTCTCTATTGCAACTTCAGAGAGGTGTTACTGATACTGAAGATAAAAAGCAGAAAGCTGTCTGCATGGAAAGGTACCGAAGAAGAGACGATGAAGAATGTATACAGCGTTCAGATGCTGACATTGAACGGGAAGAAGAATGTGGAATATGCATGGAGACAACTAGCAAGGTTGTATTGCCCAACTGCAATCATGCCTTGTGCTTGAAATGTTACCGTGAATG GCGAACACGTTCCCAGTCATGCCCGTTCTGTCGTGACAGTCTTAAGAGAGTAAATTCTGGTGATCTCTGGGTATTTACTGATAACAGGGACATTGTGGACATGGCAACGGTGACTCGAGAGAATCTGAAAAGGCTTTTCAAGTACATAGATAAATTGCCTACTATTGTTCCAGACTCTCTCTTCGACGCCTATGATACACACCTAAGATAA
- the LOC101207068 gene encoding E3 ubiquitin-protein ligase AIRP2 isoform X1 translates to MYVSSMRKSFKDSLKVLEADIQHANTLASEFPGEYDGPCLQMRMSYSPAAHLFLFLVQWTDCHLAGALGLLRILIYKVYVDGTTTMSTHERKASIREFYAVIYPSLLQLQRGVTDTEDKKQKAVCMERYRRRDDEECIQRSDADIEREEECGICMETTSKVVLPNCNHALCLKCYREWRTRSQSCPFCRDSLKRVNSGDLWVFTDNRDIVDMATVTRENLKRLFKYIDKLPTIVPDSLFDAYDTHLR, encoded by the exons ATGTATGTTTCTTCCATGAGAAAGTCGTTCAAGGACTCTCTCAAAGTGCTTGAAGCTGATATTCAGCATGCTAATACTCT GGCATCAGAGTTCCCCGGGGAATACGATGGCCCCTGCCTTCAGATGAGAATGTCATACAGTCCTGCTGCTCACTTGTTCCTCTTTCTAGTGCAATGGACTGACTGCCATCTTGCAGGAGCGCTTGGACTGCTGaggattttaatttacaag GTCTACGTGGATGGTACAACCACCATGTCTACCCACGAGAGAAAAGCAAGCATTAGGGAATTCTATG CTGTTATTTACCCCTCTCTATTGCAACTTCAGAGAGGTGTTACTGATACTGAAGATAAAAAGCAGAAAGCTGTCTGCATGGAAAGGTACCGAAGAAGAGACGATGAAGAATGTATACAGCGTTCAGATGCTGACATTGAACGGGAAGAAGAATGTGGAATATGCATGGAGACAACTAGCAAGGTTGTATTGCCCAACTGCAATCATGCCTTGTGCTTGAAATGTTACCGTGAATG GCGAACACGTTCCCAGTCATGCCCGTTCTGTCGTGACAGTCTTAAGAGAGTAAATTCTGGTGATCTCTGGGTATTTACTGATAACAGGGACATTGTGGACATGGCAACGGTGACTCGAGAGAATCTGAAAAGGCTTTTCAAGTACATAGATAAATTGCCTACTATTGTTCCAGACTCTCTCTTCGACGCCTATGATACACACCTAAGATAA
- the LOC101207562 gene encoding stem-specific protein TSJT1: MLALFDSQSVPSPPELQSPASFRLPTAKPKLPREILDHFLSSGSCGTLSMYFGNAASIAFDPSASHSTHHQMLFCGLDEMYCMFKGSLNNLSRLNKQYGLSKATNEAMFVIEAYRTLRDRGPYPADQVLKELEGNFAFVVFDRKAGSVFAALDANEGMDLYWGTAADGSLVISDKLEVIKAGCAKSFAPFPPGCMFHSERGLMSFEHPTKKMKAMPRIDSEGVMCGANFKVDVQSRVHTMPRVGSEANWATWGSHA; the protein is encoded by the exons ATGTTAGCCCTTTTCGACAGCCAATCCGTTCCCTCACCACCGGAGCTTCAAAGTCCTGCGTCATTTCGCCTACCGACGGCGAAGCCCAAACTTCCTCGAGAAATTCTCGATCATTTCCTTTCTTCCGGTTCTTGTGGAACTCTGTCTATGTATTTTGGAAATGCAGCATCCATAGCGTTCGATCCATCTGCATCTCATTCCACTCACCACCAAAT GTTGTTTTGTGGATTAGATGAAATGTACTGTATGTTCAAGGGGAGTTTGAACAACCTGAGTCGGTTGAACAAGCAGTACGGGCTTTCAAAAGCTACGAATGAAGCCATGTTCGTGATCGAAGCTTATCGAACCCTAAGAGACCGTGGGCCATACCCAGCTGATCAGGTTCTTAAAGAACTCGAAGGAAACTTCGCCTTTGTAGTTTTTGACCGCAAGGCCGGCTCTGTATTTGCGGCTCTG GATGCAAATGAGGGGATGGATTTATATTGGGGGACTGCCGCTGATGGCTCTCTTGTAATATCGGACAAGTTAGAGGTCATTAAAGCCGGATGTGCCAAGTCATTTGCTCCATTTCCACCTG GTTGTATGTTCCACAGCGAGAGAGGACTAATGAGTTTTGAACACCCgacgaagaagatgaaggcAATGCCAAGAATTGATAGTGAGGGAGTTATGTGTGGGGCAAACTTTAAGGTTGATGTCCAGTCAAGAGTTCACACCATGCCACGTGTAGGAAGTGAAGCCAACTGGGCAACCTGGGGATCACATGCCTGA
- the LOC101207068 gene encoding E3 ubiquitin-protein ligase AIRP2 isoform X4, whose amino-acid sequence MRMSYSPAAHLFLFLVQWTDCHLAGALGLLRILIYKVYVDGTTTMSTHERKASIREFYAVIYPSLLQLQRGVTDTEDKKQKAVCMERYRRRDDEECIQRSDADIEREEECGICMETTSKVVLPNCNHALCLKCYREWRTRSQSCPFCRDSLKRVNSGDLWVFTDNRDIVDMATVTRENLKRLFKYIDKLPTIVPDSLFDAYDTHLR is encoded by the exons ATGAGAATGTCATACAGTCCTGCTGCTCACTTGTTCCTCTTTCTAGTGCAATGGACTGACTGCCATCTTGCAGGAGCGCTTGGACTGCTGaggattttaatttacaag GTCTACGTGGATGGTACAACCACCATGTCTACCCACGAGAGAAAAGCAAGCATTAGGGAATTCTATG CTGTTATTTACCCCTCTCTATTGCAACTTCAGAGAGGTGTTACTGATACTGAAGATAAAAAGCAGAAAGCTGTCTGCATGGAAAGGTACCGAAGAAGAGACGATGAAGAATGTATACAGCGTTCAGATGCTGACATTGAACGGGAAGAAGAATGTGGAATATGCATGGAGACAACTAGCAAGGTTGTATTGCCCAACTGCAATCATGCCTTGTGCTTGAAATGTTACCGTGAATG GCGAACACGTTCCCAGTCATGCCCGTTCTGTCGTGACAGTCTTAAGAGAGTAAATTCTGGTGATCTCTGGGTATTTACTGATAACAGGGACATTGTGGACATGGCAACGGTGACTCGAGAGAATCTGAAAAGGCTTTTCAAGTACATAGATAAATTGCCTACTATTGTTCCAGACTCTCTCTTCGACGCCTATGATACACACCTAAGATAA
- the LOC101205244 gene encoding CBS domain-containing protein CBSX5, whose product MAVRLLDHQLSDICLGKPALTSISLSATLADALSALKKLGENYISVWNCSSHYSKSSSHYDCRCIGKISVLDVVLFLCKEENLSQPALALQSSVSVLIPPVPVLVRHLEPHASLMEAIDLLLEGAQNLVVPIQTRTSAKSREKVLEVVAPFDCPLHNGLEYCWITQEDIIRYLLNSIGLFSPTSITPVNSLNAIDTVNILALHYDDPALSALPLLSQAIIHQSSIAIVDSDGKLIGEISPLTLNSFDETITAAIVTLSAGELMAYVNCNDPPEYLVQLVKDRLEGRNLRGLLEWVEEESAMSAMSSCSSFCSSSSDDDSGSWWGRSGKLRKCSTRQVRRSSEVAVCNPRSSLVAVMIQALALRVPYMWVTEEDECLVGIITFTSMLKVFHERLKSMC is encoded by the exons ATGGCAGTGAGATTGTTGGATCATCAACTCTCTGACATATGCCTTGGAAAGCCTGCACTGACTTCCATCTCTCTTTCCGCCACACTCGCCGACGCTCTCTCTGCACTCAAGAAGCTCGGTGAGAACTACATCAGCGTCTGGAATTGCTCTTCCCATTACTCCAAATCCTCCTCCCACTACGATTGCCGGTGTATCGGCAAGATTTCCGTTCTCGATGTTGTCTTGTTCTTATGTAAGGAAGAGAATCTCTCCCAACCTGCCCTCGCGCTTCAATCCTCTGTTTCGGTTCTCATTCCTCCGGTTCCTGTTCTCGTAAGGCATTTAGAACCTCATGCTAG TTTGATGGAAGCCATAGATCTCCTTCTTGAAGGTGCGCAAAATCTAGTTGTCCCCATTCAAACTAGAACCTCTGCAAAGTCCAGAGAGAAGGTTCTGGAGGTAGTTGCTCCCTTTGACTGTCCCCTCCATAATGGCCTTGAATATTGTTGGATCACCCAAGAGGACATAATCCGTTACCTCCTGAACTCTATTGGGCTTTTCAGCCCCACCTCCATCACTCCCGTTAATTCCCTTAACGCCATTGACACGGTCAACATTCTTGCTTTACACTATGACGATCCAGCACTCTCTGCCTTGCCCCTCCTTTCTCAAGCCATCATCCACCAATCCTCAATTGCAATTGTCGACTCAGATGGGAAGTTGATTGGAGAAATCTCACCCCTCACATTGAATTCTTTTGATGAAACCATAACAGCTGCAATTGTGACACTCTCAGCAGGTGAGCTAATGGCGTATGTGAACTGCAATGACCCGCCCGAGTATTTGGTTCAGTTGGTTAAAGACAGACTGGAAGGGAGAAACTTAAGGGGGCTGTTGGAGTGGGTGGAAGAAGAGTCAGCAATGTCAGCAATGTCATCATGTTCTTCATTTTGCTCATCTTCTTCAGATGATGATTCTGGCTCGTGGTGGGGAAGGAGTGGAAAGTTAAGAAAGTGTTCAACCAGGCAAGTGAGGAGGAGCTCAGAGGTTGCTGTGTGCAATCCCCGGAGTTCACTGGTGGCAGTGATGATTCAAGCTCTTGCACTTCGTGTTCCATATATGTGGGTAACGGAAGAAGATGAATGCTTGGTTGGTATTATCACCTTCACGTCGATGTTGAAGGTTTTCCACGAGCGTTTGAAATCAATGTGTTGA
- the LOC101207311 gene encoding clathrin light chain 1, which yields MSTFDAYSMDGEDSYGGYGSYTNFSGAFPGDADVTVEHTPASPDVFGFDDPSPNYSQAPFDPIHVENGNGNGYGAAEDEVGDGVFASDGPILPPPSEMGVEEGYALREWRRQNAIQLEEKEKREKELRIKIIEEAEEYKIGFYEKRKLNVESNKVNNREREKLYLANQEKFHKEADKQYWKAIAELIPNEVPNIEKKRGKKDQEKKPSILVVQGPKPGKPTDLSRMRQILVKLKHTPPPHMKPPPPPPAKDAKDAKDTKDGKDAKDGKDAKNEKDAATKASDPTPGAATANGTSHKPQEPSVAPAADEDQTAT from the exons ATGTCCACCTTCGACGCCTACAGTATGGACGGTGAGGACAGCTATGGCGGTTACGGATCCTACACCAATTTCTCCGGCGCCTTCCCCGGAGACGCCGATGTGACCGTCGAGCATACTCCTGCCTCGCCGGACGTCTTTGGATTCGACGATCCCAGCCCTAACTACTCCCAGGCTCCCTTTGATCCGATTCATGTAGagaatggaaatggaaatggcTATGGTGCGGCTGAGGATGAAGTTGGTGATGGTGTGTTCGCATCCGATGGTCCAATTCTTCCCCCTCCTAGCGAGATGGGCGTGGAGGAAGGATATGCTCTTCGTGAATGGCGTCG CCAAAATGCCATTCAGCTTgaagagaaggagaaaagggagaaagaattgagaattaaaattattgaagaagcTGAGGAGTATAAAATAGGTTTCTATGAGAAAAGAAAGCTTAATGTTGAGAGTAACAAGGTTAACAacagagaaagagagaag CTATACTTGGCAAATCAGGAGAAGTTTCATAAAGAGGCTGATAAACAATACTGGAAAGCAATTGCAGAACTAATTCCTAACGAAGTTCCtaatattgagaaaaagagaggaaagaaggatcaagaaaagaaaccaTCAATACTAGTTGTTCAGGGTCCAAAGCCTGGGAAACCTACCGATCTTTCAAGAATGCGGCAAATTCTCGTGAAATTGAAGCACACACCCCCACCTCATATGAAACCACCACCACCCCCACCTGCCAAGGATGCCAAGGACGCCAAGGACACCAAAGACGGCAAAGACGCTAAAGATGGAAAGGAtgccaaaaatgaaaaagatgcAGCAACAAAAGCATCCGACCCTACACCTGGGGCTGCCACGGCCAATGGCACTTCTCACAAACCTCAAGAACCAAGTGTTGCTCCCGCTGCCGATGAAGATCAAACTGCTACATAA
- the LOC101207068 gene encoding E3 ubiquitin-protein ligase AIRP2 isoform X2: MLILYSQGCWFCQTCQLNVQLFLSCRASEFPGEYDGPCLQMRMSYSPAAHLFLFLVQWTDCHLAGALGLLRILIYKVYVDGTTTMSTHERKASIREFYAVIYPSLLQLQRGVTDTEDKKQKAVCMERYRRRDDEECIQRSDADIEREEECGICMETTSKVVLPNCNHALCLKCYREWRTRSQSCPFCRDSLKRVNSGDLWVFTDNRDIVDMATVTRENLKRLFKYIDKLPTIVPDSLFDAYDTHLR; the protein is encoded by the exons ATGCTAATACTCT ATTCTCAAGGTTGCTGGTTTTGTCAGACATGTCAACTTAATGTTCAATTGTTCCTGAGTTGTAGGGCATCAGAGTTCCCCGGGGAATACGATGGCCCCTGCCTTCAGATGAGAATGTCATACAGTCCTGCTGCTCACTTGTTCCTCTTTCTAGTGCAATGGACTGACTGCCATCTTGCAGGAGCGCTTGGACTGCTGaggattttaatttacaag GTCTACGTGGATGGTACAACCACCATGTCTACCCACGAGAGAAAAGCAAGCATTAGGGAATTCTATG CTGTTATTTACCCCTCTCTATTGCAACTTCAGAGAGGTGTTACTGATACTGAAGATAAAAAGCAGAAAGCTGTCTGCATGGAAAGGTACCGAAGAAGAGACGATGAAGAATGTATACAGCGTTCAGATGCTGACATTGAACGGGAAGAAGAATGTGGAATATGCATGGAGACAACTAGCAAGGTTGTATTGCCCAACTGCAATCATGCCTTGTGCTTGAAATGTTACCGTGAATG GCGAACACGTTCCCAGTCATGCCCGTTCTGTCGTGACAGTCTTAAGAGAGTAAATTCTGGTGATCTCTGGGTATTTACTGATAACAGGGACATTGTGGACATGGCAACGGTGACTCGAGAGAATCTGAAAAGGCTTTTCAAGTACATAGATAAATTGCCTACTATTGTTCCAGACTCTCTCTTCGACGCCTATGATACACACCTAAGATAA